The Ramlibacter pinisoli genome segment AACTCCCGGTGTGCTGCGACGATGCGGGCCGAGTCCGCGCCCTCGGCCTTGAGCCGGCGGATGCGTTCCTGCGCCGCCGCCCGCTCACGCTCCAGCGAGCCTTCGATGTCGGTGAGCCACAGCCGGTAGCGCTCGGCGCGGCGCAGGTATTCGGCCTGCACTTCCTTTTCCTTCGGGTCGTCGACCAGCCGGCGTTCCAGCTGCTCGATCTTGTCGAGCTGCTTGCCGTAGACCAGCGGCGCGAGCGGGTTGCCCAGCTGCTTGTAGGCGAGCCAGGAGACCGGAATCAGGAAGGCCAGCAACAGCACGACGTATTGCGCCACCTGGGTCCAGGTGACCGCCCGCATGCCGCCCAGGAAGGAGCACAGCAGCACGCCGCCGAGCCCGAGCAGGATGCCGATCTCGAACTGCACGCCGGTGAGCCGCGAGGCGATCAGGCCGATGCCGTAGATCTGGGCGATGACGTAGGTGAACGAGCAGGCGATGGCGCCGACCGCCGCCAGCCGGCGCGGCCAGGCGCCGCCATAGCGCACCTGGAAGAAGTCGGGCAAGGTGTACAGGCGCAGGCTGCGCAGGTAGGGCGCGACCAGCAGCCCCACCAGGCAGAAGCCGCCGGACCACCCGAGCACGTAGGCCAGCCCGCCCGGCTGCTCCGCCGTGCCGGTGTAGCCCTGCAGGTACAGCCCCCCGGCCAGGCTGATGAAGGACGCCGCGCTCATCCAGTCGGCGGCGGCGGCCATGCCGTTGTAGAACGGCGGGATGCGCCGCCCCGCGACGTAGTACTCCTCCGGGTCCGTGGTGCGGCCCCAGATGCCGATGGCGGCATAGGCCATGACGGTGGCGAACAGCAGGAAGGGCCCGAGCCACTGGCGCGAGATGCCTTCCTGTTCGGCCCATGCCAGCAGCAGCAGCATGGCGCACAGCCCGGCGACGTAAGTCGCCAGGATGCGCCCGAGCCGGCGCTCGTAGCGCGCGCCCTGGCGGTCGGTATCGGCCATGTGTGTCCTCCCGCCCGATGATCGCACCGGGCCGGGAGGCGGCGGCTAGGGATTGCTCGCGGGCCTCAGCGCTTGGCCAGCTGCTGCCAGGTGGCGATGACGCTGTCCGGGTTGAGCGAGATCGAGGTGATGCCCTCGTCCGCCAGCCACTGGGCGAAGTCCGGATGGTCGCTGGGGCCCTGGCCGCAGATGCCGACGTACTTGCCCTGTGCCCGGCAGGCCTTGATGGCGCGCGAGAGCATCGCCTTGACGGCCGGATCGCGCTCGTCGAAGTCGGCGGCCAGCAATTCCAGGCCCGAGTCGCGGTCGAGGCCGAGCGTGAGCTGCGTCAGGTCGTTCGAGCCGATCGAGAAGCCGTCGAAGTACTCGAGGAACTCGTCGGCCAGGATGGCGTTGCTGGGCACCTCGCACATCATGATCACGCGCAGGCCGTCCTCGCCCCGGCGCAGCCCCTGCACCGCCAGCAGCTCCGTGACACGTTTGGCCTGGGCCAGAGTCCGCACGAATGGGACCATGATCTCCACGTTGGTCAGGCCCATGTCGCGACGCACGCGCAGCATCGCCTCGCATTCCATGGCAAAGGCCTCGCGGAAGGCCTCGCTCACGTAGCGGGCGGCGCCGCGGAACCCGAGCATCGGGTTCTCTTCTTCCGGCTCGTAGCGCGAGCCTCCGATGAGCTTGCGGTACTCGTTGCTCTTGAAGTCGGACAGCCGCACGATGACCGGCTTGGGCCAGAACGCGGCCGCGATGGTTGCCACGCCTTCGGCGACCTTGTCGACGTAGAAGGCGCGCGGCGAGGCGTGGCCGCGCGCCACCGATTCCACCGCCTTCTTCAGGTCGGCGTCGACGTTGGGGTAGTCGAGGATGGCCTTCGGGTGAACCCCGATGTTGTTGTTGATGATGAACTCGAGCCGCGCCAGCCCGACGCCATGGTTGGGGAGCTGGGCGAAGTCGAACGCCAGCTGCGGGTTGCCCACGTTCATCGTCATCTTGACCGCGATGTCGGGCATGACGCCGCGCTGCACCTCGCTGACCTCGGTCTCCAGCAGGCCGTCGTAGATGAAGCCGGTGTCGCCCTCGGCGCAGCTGACGGTGACCAGGGTGCCGTCCTTGAGCAGCGCGGTCGCGTCGCCGCAGCCGACCACTGCCGGGATGCCCAGCTCGCGGGCGATGATGGCGGCGTGGCAGGTGCGCCCGCCGCGGTTGGTGACGATAGCCGCCGCGCGCTTCATCACCGGCTCCCAGTTCGGGTCGGTCATGTCGGTGACCAGGATGTCGCCAGCCTGCACCCGCTCCATCTCGGCGATGCTGTGGACCAGGCGCACCGGCCCGGTGCCGATCTTCTGGCCGATGGCCCGGCCCTCGGCCAGCACGCTGCCCTTGCCCTTGAGCTTGTAGCGCATCTCGGCCTTGCCCTGCTGCTGGCTCTTCACCGTCTCGGGACGGGCCTGCAGGATGTAGAGCTGGCCGTCGCTGCCGTCCTTGCCCCACTCGATGTCCATCGGTCGGCCGTAGTGTTCCTCGATGACCAGCGCATAGCTCGCCAGCTGCTCGACGTCGGCGTCGGTCAGCGAATAGCGGTTGCGCTGCTCGAGCGGAACGTCGACGGTCTTGACGAGCTTGCCGGTGGCCTTCTTCTCGTCGGCGCCGCTGAACACCATCTGGATCAGCTTGGAGCCCAGGTTGCGGCGGATGACGGCCTTCTTGCCGGCCCGCAGCATCGGCTTGTGGACGTAGAACTCGTCCGGGTTGACGGCGCCCTGCACCACCGTCTCGCCCAGGCCGTAGCTGGAGGTGATGAACACGACGTCGCTGAAGCCCGACTCGGTGTCGATGGTGAACATCACGCCGGCCGCACCGAGGTCGCTGCGCACCATGCGCTGCACCCCGGCCGAAAGCGCCACGTCGGCGTGGGCGAAGCCCTTGTGCACCCGGTAGCTGATGGCCCGGTCGTTGTAGAGGGAGGCGAACACCTCCTTCATCTTGTGCAGTACGTCCTCGATGCCCACCACGTTCAGGAAGGTCTCCTGCTGGCCGGCGAACGAGGCGTCGGGCAGGTCCTCGGCGGTGGCCGACGAGCGCACGGCGAAGCTGGCCTGGGGACTGCCGGCCTGCAGCGTCTCGAACGCGGAGCGAATCTCGCGCTCCAGGTCGGCCGGGAACGGCTGGGCCTCCAGCCAGCCCCGGATCTCGGCGCCGGCCGCGGCCAGCGCCCGGACATCCTCGGTGTCCAGCGCCTGCAGGCGCTTCTGGATGCGGTCGGCCAGCCCGTCGTGGGCCAGGAACTGGCGGAACGCGTGCGCCGTGGTGGCGAAGCCGGTGGGCACGCGAACGCCCTGTGGCAGTTGCGAAATCATCTCGCCGAGGCTGGCGTTCTTGCCGCCAACCGCCTCGACGTCGGTCATCCTCAGGTTCTCAAACGGTACGACCAGGGCGGTCGCGCTGAACAGGGCAGACATGGGGAAGCTCCAGAAGTTGAAACCGGGTCCGCGCTCCAGCGCAGCGGGTCGCGTCCAGGCGTGCGGCTTCGTTGTTCTTCGAATGGGCCGGGGGCACGACGGGACGGACACATGATGGGGTGCATTGTAGGCAGGGCGGGGAGCCGCCGGGCCGGCGCCGGTTGCTACGATCGGACCATGGCCATGCACTCGCGCACCGTCTTCTTCATCTCGGATGGCACCGGCATCACGGCCGAGACGTTCGGCAACGCCATCCTGGCGCAGTTCGAGTTCAAGCCCAGGCACGTGCGGCTGCCCTTCATCGACACCGTCGACAAGGCGCACCAGGTGGTGCGCCAGGTCAACCACGTGGCCGAGCTCGAGGGCCGCCGCCCCATCGTGTTCACCACGCTGGTGAACGTGGAGATCCTGCAGGTCATCGAGGACGGCTGCCGGGGCATGCTGCTCGACATGTTCGGCACCTTCGTGCGGCCGCTGGAAATCGAGCTGGGCATGAAGTCCAACCACCGGGTGGGCCGCTTCTCCGACGTGAGCAAGAGCAAGGAATACCACGACCGCATCGAGGCCATCAACTTCAGCCTGGCCCACGACGACGGCCAGAGCAACCGAGACCTCGAGCAGGCCGACGTCATCCTGGTCGGGGTCAGCCGCAGCGGCAAGACGCCGACGTCGCTGTACCTGGCCATGCAGCACGGCCTGAAGGCGGCCAACTACCCGCTGATCCCCGATGACTTCGAGCGCCAGCAGCTGCCGGCCGCGCTGGCGGCGCACCGCAAGAAGATCTTCGGGCTGACCATCCAGCCCGAGCGCCTGGCCGAGATCCGCAACGAGCGCCGGCCGAATTCGCGCTACGCTGCCCTGGCGAACTGCCGCATGGAAGTCGCTGAGGCGGAGGCCATGATGCGGCGCGCCGGCATCCGCTGGCTCTCGACGACCACCAAGTCGATCGAGGAGATCGCCACCACCATCCTGCAGGAGATCCGGCCCGAGCGGCTGGAGTATTGACGTCCCGGCCGCTTGCGCGGCCGCGGTCAATAGAGCCAAGCAATGCAATGGGTTGGCTCAATCAATTGGCTTTATCGGCTGGCCGGCCCTAACCTATCGTCTGTTCCCCACCACTACCCACTAGAGGAAAGTTCAAGCATGTCCCTGATCAACAGCCAAGTCGTCCCGTTCCAGGCCACCGCGTACCACAACGGCAAGTTCGTGCCGGTGAGCGAGCAGACCTTCAAGGGCAAGTGGTCCGTCGTCGTGTTCTACCCCGCCGACTTCACCTTCGTGTGCCCCACCGAGCTGGGCGACCTGGCCGACAACTACGCCGAGTTCAAGAAGCTGGGCGTGGAAGTCTACGGCGTGTCCACCGACACCCACTTCACCCACAAGGCCTGGCACGACACGTCGGACACCATCCGCAAGGTGCAGTACCCGCTGATCGGCGACCCCAGCCACCAGCTGGCCCGCTTCTTCCAGGTGCTGATCACCGAAGGCGAGGACACCGGCCTGGCGCTGCGCGGCACGTTCGTGATCGACCCGGAAGGCAAGATCAAGACCATCGAGGTGCACGACAACGGCATCGGCCGCGACGCCAAGGAGACCCTGCGCCGCGTGAAGGCCGCCCAGTACATCGCCGCCCACCCGGGCGAGGTGTGCCCCGCCAAGTGGGAAGAAGGCGCCCAGACCCTGAAGCCGTCGCTGGACCTGGTCGGCAAGATCTGACCCTGCGCGCGTGACGGCGGCCTCGCGGCCGCCCGCTTCCGCCGCCAAGGGCCCCGGTGCACGCCGCCGCGGCCCTTTTCTTTTCCGCCATCCAAAGGACTGACACCCCATGCTCGAAGCCAGCCTCAAAGCCCAGCTCGCCAGCTACCTGGACCGGATCTCCCAGCCCGTCGAGATCACCGCCACGCTGGACGACACGCCCGCCTCCGCCGACATGCGCGCCCTGCTGAAGGACGTCGCGGACAGCTCGCGCCTGATCACCGTCACCGAAGTGCGTGGCGGCAACATGCGCAGTCCGTCGTTCGCGATCAACCGCCCAGGCGAGACCGGCGGCCCGCGCTTTGCCGGCCTGCCGATGGGCCATGAGTTCACCTCGCTGGTGCTGGCGCTGCTCCAGGTCGGCGGCTATCCGCCCAAGGTGGAGCAGGCGCTGCTCGAGCAGATCCGCGGGCTGGACGGCGACTTCGAGTTCGAGGTGTACGTGTCCCTCACCTGCCACAACTGCCCGGACGTGGTGCAGGCCCTCAACCTGATGGCGGTGCAGAACCCGCGCATCAGGACCACGATGATCGAGGGCGGCCTGTTCCAGGACGAGATCAAGGAGCGCCAGATCATGGGCGTGCCGACGGTGTTCCTGAACGGCACCTTCTTCGACTCCGGCCGCCTGAGCCTGGAGGAGATCGTGGCCAAGATCGACAAGGGCGGCGCCGAGCGCGACGCGAAGAAGATCGCGGCCAAGGACCCGTTCGACGTGCTGATCGTCGGTGGCGGGCCGGCTGGCGCCGCGGCGGCCGTGTACGCGGCGCGCAAGGGCATCCGCACCGGCGTGGCCTCGGAACGGTTCGGCGGCCAGGTGCTCGACACCCTGGGCATCGAGAACTTCGTGTCGGTCAAGGAGACCGAAGGGCCGAAGTTCGCGCTGGCCCTGGAGGAGCACGTGCGCCATTACGACGTGGACATCATGAACCTGCAGCGCGCCAAGGCGCTGCAGGCCGATGCCGGGCTGATCGAGGTGGCGCTGGAGAGCGGCGCCTCGCTCAAGGCCAGGAGCGTGATCATCACGACCGGCGCGCGCTGGCGCAACATCAACGTCCCGGGCGAGAAGGAGTTCAGGAACAAGGGCGTGGCCTATTGCCCGCACTGCGACGGCCCCCTGTACAAGGGCAAGCGGGTGGCGGTGATCGGGGGCGGCAATTCCGGCGTGGAGGCGGCCATCGACCTGGCGGGCATCGTGGCGCATGTCACGCTGGTGGAATACGACACCCACTTGCGGGCCGACGAGGTGCTGCAGCGCAAGCTGCGCAGCCTGCCGAACGTGAGCGTGATCCTGAACGCGCAGACCACGGCGATCACCGGCGACCAGAAGGTCAACGGCCTCACCTACAAGGATCGTGCGGGCGGCGAGCAGCGGCGCGTCGACCTGGAGGGTGTGTTCGTGCAGATCGGGCTGGTTCCCAACACCGAATGGCTCAAGGGGACCCTGGAGCTGTCGCGGCACGGCGAGATCGTGGTCGACGCGAAGGGCCAGACCTCGATGCCGGGCGTGTTCGCCGCCGGCGACGCGACCACGGTGCCGTTCAAGCAGATCATCATCGCCGCCGGCGACGGCGCCAAGGCGGCACTGGGGGCCTTCGATCACCTGATCCGCACCACCGCTCCGGCGTGACGCGAATGCTTCTCACACGCAGGCCGCAGGCCTGCGTGTGGGGATCCGCCGGGTCGCGGGACTTGGCGTCAGAATGTGCGACTCACGCACACCCCGGAGAACAACAGTGCAAGGCAACCCCCAAGTCATCCAGCAGTTGCAAGCCCAGCTGAAGAACGAGCTCACGGCGACCAACCAGTACTTCCTGCACTACAGGATCCTGAAGCACTGGGGACTCGACAAGCTGGCGAAGAAGGAATACGAGGAGTCGATCGGCGAGATGAAGCACGCCGACCGGCTGATCGCCCGCATCCTGATGCTGGACGGCCTGCCCAACCTGCAGGACCTGGGCAAGCTGCTGGTTGGCGAGGACGTGCCGGAAATCCTGAACGCCGACCTGCAGAGCGAGCGAAGCGCGCAGGCCACGGTGAAGGCGGGCATTGCGGCCTGCGAGAGCGCGCAGGACTACGTCTCGCGCGAGATCCTGGAGGACATCCTCACCGACACCGAGGAGCACATCGACTTCCTCGAGACCCAGATCGACCTGCTCGGCAAGGTCGGTCTGCA includes the following:
- the ahpC gene encoding alkyl hydroperoxide reductase subunit C — its product is MSLINSQVVPFQATAYHNGKFVPVSEQTFKGKWSVVVFYPADFTFVCPTELGDLADNYAEFKKLGVEVYGVSTDTHFTHKAWHDTSDTIRKVQYPLIGDPSHQLARFFQVLITEGEDTGLALRGTFVIDPEGKIKTIEVHDNGIGRDAKETLRRVKAAQYIAAHPGEVCPAKWEEGAQTLKPSLDLVGKI
- the ppsR gene encoding pyruvate, water dikinase regulatory protein, whose translation is MHSRTVFFISDGTGITAETFGNAILAQFEFKPRHVRLPFIDTVDKAHQVVRQVNHVAELEGRRPIVFTTLVNVEILQVIEDGCRGMLLDMFGTFVRPLEIELGMKSNHRVGRFSDVSKSKEYHDRIEAINFSLAHDDGQSNRDLEQADVILVGVSRSGKTPTSLYLAMQHGLKAANYPLIPDDFERQQLPAALAAHRKKIFGLTIQPERLAEIRNERRPNSRYAALANCRMEVAEAEAMMRRAGIRWLSTTTKSIEEIATTILQEIRPERLEY
- the ppsA gene encoding phosphoenolpyruvate synthase; protein product: MSALFSATALVVPFENLRMTDVEAVGGKNASLGEMISQLPQGVRVPTGFATTAHAFRQFLAHDGLADRIQKRLQALDTEDVRALAAAGAEIRGWLEAQPFPADLEREIRSAFETLQAGSPQASFAVRSSATAEDLPDASFAGQQETFLNVVGIEDVLHKMKEVFASLYNDRAISYRVHKGFAHADVALSAGVQRMVRSDLGAAGVMFTIDTESGFSDVVFITSSYGLGETVVQGAVNPDEFYVHKPMLRAGKKAVIRRNLGSKLIQMVFSGADEKKATGKLVKTVDVPLEQRNRYSLTDADVEQLASYALVIEEHYGRPMDIEWGKDGSDGQLYILQARPETVKSQQQGKAEMRYKLKGKGSVLAEGRAIGQKIGTGPVRLVHSIAEMERVQAGDILVTDMTDPNWEPVMKRAAAIVTNRGGRTCHAAIIARELGIPAVVGCGDATALLKDGTLVTVSCAEGDTGFIYDGLLETEVSEVQRGVMPDIAVKMTMNVGNPQLAFDFAQLPNHGVGLARLEFIINNNIGVHPKAILDYPNVDADLKKAVESVARGHASPRAFYVDKVAEGVATIAAAFWPKPVIVRLSDFKSNEYRKLIGGSRYEPEEENPMLGFRGAARYVSEAFREAFAMECEAMLRVRRDMGLTNVEIMVPFVRTLAQAKRVTELLAVQGLRRGEDGLRVIMMCEVPSNAILADEFLEYFDGFSIGSNDLTQLTLGLDRDSGLELLAADFDERDPAVKAMLSRAIKACRAQGKYVGICGQGPSDHPDFAQWLADEGITSISLNPDSVIATWQQLAKR
- the bfr gene encoding bacterioferritin, yielding MQGNPQVIQQLQAQLKNELTATNQYFLHYRILKHWGLDKLAKKEYEESIGEMKHADRLIARILMLDGLPNLQDLGKLLVGEDVPEILNADLQSERSAQATVKAGIAACESAQDYVSREILEDILTDTEEHIDFLETQIDLLGKVGLQNYLQSQMGEPG
- the ahpF gene encoding alkyl hydroperoxide reductase subunit F, which encodes MLEASLKAQLASYLDRISQPVEITATLDDTPASADMRALLKDVADSSRLITVTEVRGGNMRSPSFAINRPGETGGPRFAGLPMGHEFTSLVLALLQVGGYPPKVEQALLEQIRGLDGDFEFEVYVSLTCHNCPDVVQALNLMAVQNPRIRTTMIEGGLFQDEIKERQIMGVPTVFLNGTFFDSGRLSLEEIVAKIDKGGAERDAKKIAAKDPFDVLIVGGGPAGAAAAVYAARKGIRTGVASERFGGQVLDTLGIENFVSVKETEGPKFALALEEHVRHYDVDIMNLQRAKALQADAGLIEVALESGASLKARSVIITTGARWRNINVPGEKEFRNKGVAYCPHCDGPLYKGKRVAVIGGGNSGVEAAIDLAGIVAHVTLVEYDTHLRADEVLQRKLRSLPNVSVILNAQTTAITGDQKVNGLTYKDRAGGEQRRVDLEGVFVQIGLVPNTEWLKGTLELSRHGEIVVDAKGQTSMPGVFAAGDATTVPFKQIIIAAGDGAKAALGAFDHLIRTTAPA